The Granulicella sp. 5B5 nucleotide sequence CGCACAGTTCGATCTGGAAGGAATCGTGGAGGCTCCGGCTCTTATTAGGGAGTCCGAGACGAGCCAGGACCCGCGTATCCGGCGGACCCGCGACCTGTTGCAGCAGGCGCTGGATAGCCTGTTGAAACAAAAAGAGTTCGACAGGATATCCGTGCAGGACATCACAGACGAAGCAGGCGTAAACCGGGCCACCTTTTATGCCCACTATCCGGACAAGTTCGCCCTGCTGGAGTGCAAGGTAGCGGGCGACTTCAACGCCCTGCTCGTCGAGCGCGGCGTGACCTTCGACGGAACCTGTGCCGGTGCGCTACGCAGTATCGTGCTGGGGGTATGCGACTTTCTGGCACTGACACAGGGCTCAGCCTGCCAAAGGCAGCGGCAGATGGAACCCCACCTGGAGACGGCAATGGTGGCAGTCGTCCGAAAGATGCTGCTGGACGGTTTGAGGCGGCACGACGACGGCAGCGACATCTCGCCCGACCTGCGCGCGGCAACCATCAGCTGGGCAATTCTGGGAGCCGCGAAGGAGTGGGTGCGTACACCCGAGCGGCCAGCTTCCGACGAGATCGCCGGCACGGTCGTAAGGATGATCGCCCCGATCCTGCATCCTGCGGACTAATCAGTCTCCAGCCTGTCAACCCTCTCCACCCGCAACACGCACATTCTAAACCATATCCAGAAACACATTCCCCACCCTCAAACCTCTAAAATAGAAGTAGGAAACAAACTGGTAACTGGCTCACTGGCAACCTGGCAACTGAAAGCGCAATCCCGACCCTTGGCAGGGACGTTCTCACAGGCACAATTCACTATCCTCTATCCCCTTTGTTTCCCATATCATACCCGTAACCATATACAGAGTCAGCCACTTACCCCCGGGATCACCCCGTAAGTCGCTGATTCTGCTGGATACCACTGCTACATAGGGGAGGGGGAGGGGGGTATCGGATATCCCCAAAAACCTCACTTGCTCTGGACAGGTGTCAGAGTCGCCGCAAACCCGCTGATGTCCGTATCGGTGACGACGATGGCCTGCGAGAACGGCTGGAAGCTAACAGCCGGAGCTGACGGAGTGTTGTCCGAGCCACCGCGGCGATATCCCTGAAAGGCCTGTGTGCTGGCCCCGCTGATGGCCAGGACATAGTTGCCAGGTGGAACGTAGCGCACCGCGAACTCGCCGTCGGAGTCAATGGAGCCACGCAAGACGAGCGAGGAGTCGCTAGTGTCCGTGATCGTGACCCTGCCAGAGGCGACGCTCAGGTCCGGGTTCGAGCTGGTGGCGTGTCCGCTGACCGTGCGCAGAGAACGGAGGTCGAGGTTGAGCAGCACATCCGTGCGCTCCTCACCCACCTGAACGGAGTAAGACTTGGCAGCACTCTTACGGAAGACTCCCGGCGCGTAGGAGCGAAGCGCGGAGATAACAAAGCCGCCGCGTCCGCCGCCGAACTGTGGCCTGCTCTGGATGGTTGTGGTGAGCAGATAGTCGCCGGTAGGCAGACCGGAGATGCGGAACAT carries:
- a CDS encoding TetR/AcrR family transcriptional regulator, coding for MNTRQMLDKQQLMSGGRLEIVADSAQFDLEGIVEAPALIRESETSQDPRIRRTRDLLQQALDSLLKQKEFDRISVQDITDEAGVNRATFYAHYPDKFALLECKVAGDFNALLVERGVTFDGTCAGALRSIVLGVCDFLALTQGSACQRQRQMEPHLETAMVAVVRKMLLDGLRRHDDGSDISPDLRAATISWAILGAAKEWVRTPERPASDEIAGTVVRMIAPILHPAD